Proteins co-encoded in one Prunus persica cultivar Lovell chromosome G6, Prunus_persica_NCBIv2, whole genome shotgun sequence genomic window:
- the LOC18775277 gene encoding ran-binding protein 1 homolog c: MSSADAEHREDEEAPLAGDDEDTGAQVAPIVRLEEVAVTTGEEDEDAILDLKAKLYRFDKDGNQWKERGAGTVKLLKHNKTGKVRLVMRQSKTLKICANHLVLPKMTVQEHAGNEKSSVWHATDFADGELKEELFCIRFASIENNRLFMEKFQEIAESLSTEEENEDATEAAGLLKNLSVEERKTKEKAEEEAPAATKSGTVKEDAPAEEKVEEKAEGKVPAAAEEEKKDT; this comes from the exons ATGTCGAGCGCCGATGCCGAGCACAGAGAAGACGAGGAGGCCCCACTAGCCGGCGACGACGAGGACACCGGAGCTCAGGTCGCTCCGATCGTCAGGCTCGAGGAGGTCGCCGTCACCACCGGTGAGGAAGACGAAGACGCCATCCTCGATCT GAAAGCGAAGCTATACCGATTTGATAAAGACGGTAACCAATGGAAAGAGCGAGGTGCTGGTACTGTCAAGCTTCTTAAGCACAATAAGACTGGCAAGGTCCGCCTTGTTATGCGACAGTCCAAAACCCTAAAGATCTGCGCCAATCACCTCG TTCTACCGAAGATGACAGTTCAGGAGCATGCCGGTAATGAGAAGTCATCTGTTTGGCACGCAACTGATTTTGCTGATGGGGAATTGAAGGAGGAGCTTTTCTGCATTAGATTCGCTTCAATTGAGA ATAACAGATTGTTCATGGAAAAGTTTCAAGAAATTGCTGAATCCTTAAgtacagaagaagaaaatgaagatgcTACAGAGGCTGCTGGGCTTCTCAAGAATTTGAGTGTTGAAGAGAGAAAGACCAAGGAGAAAGCTGAGGAAGAGGCACCTGCTGCCACTAAGAGTGGTACCGTAAAAGAAGATGCACCTGCTGAGGAGAAAGTAGAGGAGAAAGCAGAGGGGAAGGTACCAGCTGCAGctgaggaggagaagaaagacACATAA
- the LOC18772652 gene encoding potassium transporter 1, with amino-acid sequence MNPSEELMEQGISPRSMQKVSYTTVLTLAYQSLGVVYGDLSTSPLYVYKTTFSGKLSLQEDDEEIFGVLSFIFWTFTLIALCKYVFIVMLADDNGEGGTFALYSLLCRHARLSILPNQEITDEKLSEYVTEGTTDTWQSSALKLFFNKHPGFRKGLLVFVLFGTCMAIGDGVLTPAISVLSAVSGIKLKFTELHDNYVVIISCVLLVGLFSLQHHGTHRVAFMFAPIVTAWLLCISGIGIYNIFHWNRRIFHALSPVYMLKFLRSTGVEGWVSLAGVVLSITGVEAMFANLGHFSSLSIKMAFTLLVYPSLVISYMGEAAFLSKHHEDIQRSFYKAIPEAVFWPVFIIATFASVVGSQAVISATFSIISQCCALKCFPRVKIVHTSSKIYGQIYIPEVNWMLMCLCLAVTIGLRDTNMMGHAYGLAVTAVMFVTTCLMALVMIIVWKKRILNAVAFLMLFGSIELIYIAASISKIPEGGWIPVVLSLIFMGVTYIWNYGTMMKHQFDVENKVSINRIVCLGPSLGMVRVPGIGLVYTNLVTGIPPVFGHFVTNLPAFHKVLIFVSVKSVQVPHISGKERLLISRVGPKECGMFRCIVRYGYKDLQQETCNFENILVSSILQFVETEEECPLEPVTGCSREFADAEARHAPDHTLVDSNDEENMETSLSKDESLRILEAKESGVTYILGHSHAKAKKSSSFFKKVAIDIVYAFLRKNCREPDVVLNVPHTSLLEVGMIYYV; translated from the exons atGAATCCGTCTGAAGAATTAATGGAGCAGGGAATATCTCCACGG AGTATGCAGAAGGTATCCTATACAACTGTGCTCACACTGGCTTATCAAAGTCTGGGAGTGGTTTATGGTGACCTCAGTACATCCCCTCTCTATGTTTACAAGACGACCTTCTCTGGAAAGTTGAGCCTTCAAGAGGATGATGAAGAGATTTTTGGCGtgctttcctttattttctggACGTTTACTCTCATTGCTCTCTGCAAATATGTTTTCATTGTGATGTTGGCTGATGACAATGGTGAAG GAGGTACCTTTGCCTTGTACTCCCTTCTCTGCCGTCATGCAAGATTAAGCATTCTACCCAATCAAGAAATCACAGATGAGAAATTGTCTGAGTATGTGACAGAAGGAACCACAGATACATGGCAGAGTTCAGCTCTGAAATTATTCTTCAACAAGCACCCAGGATTTCGCAAAGGGCTACTGGTTTTTGTTCTATTTGGAACCTGTATGGCAATTGGTGATGGTGTACTCACTCCTGCAATATCAG TTCTTTCAGCAGTCTCAGGGATTAAGCTTAAGTTCACAGAACTCCATGACA ATTATGTTGTCATAATTTCATGTGTCCTCTTAGTGGGGCTTTTCTCCCTTCAGCATCATGGAACACACAGAGTTGCTTTCATGTTTGCTCCAATTGTTACAGCATGGCTTCTGTGTATTAGTGGCATTGGAATATACAACATATTTCATTGGAATCGACGTATATTTCACGCACTTTCTCCAGTTTACATGTTGAAGTTCCTTAGAAGCACAGGCGTTGAAGGATGGGTTTCGTTAGCAGGAGTTGTTCTTTCAATCACAG GTGTAGAGGCGATGTTTGCTAATTTGGGCCACTTCTCTTCGCTTTCAATAAAG ATGGCCTTCACATTACTAGTATATCCCTCTCTGGTTATTTCATACATGGGTGAGGCTGCATTCCTTTCCAAGCATCATGAAGACATTCAGAGAAGTTTCTATAAAGCCATACCAG AAGCTGTGTTTTGGCCAGTGTTCATAATTGCCACTTTTGCATCCGTGGTCGGAAGCCAGGCAGTAATTTCAGCTACCTTCTCCATTATAAGCCAGTGCTGTGCACTGAAATGCTTTCCCCGCGTGAAGATAGTTCATACCTCAAGTAAAATATATGGGCAAATATACATTCCAGAGGTCAATTGGATGTTAATGTGCCTTTGTTTAGCTGTGACAATTGGATTGAGGGACACAAACATGATGGGTCATGCATATG GGCTGGCAGTCACCGCTGTAATGTTTGTGACAACTTGCTTAATGGCTCTGGTAATGATAATTGTCTGGAAGAAAAGGATACTAAATGCAGTAGCATTTTTAATGCTGTTTGGATCAATTGAGCTGATTTACATTGCAGCATCCATCAGCAAGATCCCAGAAGGTGGATGGATCCCGGTTGTGCTGTCTCTGATCTTTATGGGTGTGACGTACATATGGAACTATGGAACAATGATGAAACACCAATTTGATGTTGAAAACAAGGTCTCAATTAATAGAATAGTGTGCTTAGGGCCTAGCCTTGGCATGGTTCGGGTCCCTGGAATTGGACTTGTTTACACTAATTTGGTGACCGGGATACCACCAGTTTTCGGACACTTTGTAACTAATCTACCTGCATTCCATAAGGTCCTAATATTCGTCTCTGTCAAATCTGTTCAAGTACCCCACATTAGTGGAAAGGAAAGGTTGCTCATTAGTAGGGTAGGCCCGAAGGAGTGTGGCATGTTCCGGTGCATTGTGAGGTATGGTTACAAGGATCTTCAACAGGAAACCTGTAATTTTGAGAATATATTGGTGTCTAGTATACTGCAGTTTGTAGAAACAGAGGAAGAATGTCCTTTGGAACCAGTAACTGGATGCTCTAGAGAGTTTGCAGATGCTGAAGCCCGTCATGCTCCAGATCACACTTTAGTTGACTCGAATGATGAAGAAAACATGGAAACTTCTCTTTCTAAAGATGAGTCCCTGCGGATATTAGAAGCCAAAGAATCTGGTGTCACTTATATTCTTGGACATTCACATGCAAAGGCAAAGAAATCATCATCCTTTTTCAAGAAAGTTGCTATAGATATTGTTTATGCTTTTCTGAGAAAGAACTGTAGGGAGCCTGATGTTGTTTTGAACGTGCCTCATACCTCTTTGCTTGAAGTCGGTATGATTTACTATGTCTAA